Proteins from a genomic interval of Oncorhynchus clarkii lewisi isolate Uvic-CL-2024 chromosome 13, UVic_Ocla_1.0, whole genome shotgun sequence:
- the LOC139364871 gene encoding erythropoietin receptor-like, with product MTNDNLNKLLVFCVLFCAQKTSIVHGAQALETKVALLLHAEPENPKCFAEGMSDLTCIWEEDEERAGSADQYSFIYTYQNENSSECSVTALPAAGGKRLYFCRLSQTQLFVPLDIRVFRDDLLIHNRSLFIELVFLLDPPANLTLTSTGTQGQLKASWLPPSLKYMGDSMMYEVSYAMAGSHIGKVEEVQASSELILRSLQSGTKYKVRIRVKLDGISYSGYWSAWTDPVLMETMPGDLDPLIVSLSLIISLVLTLLSLLVLMSHRRFLLKKIWPIIPTPESKFQGLFKVYGGDFQEWLGHSTGGLWLRPAYFYSEEFPAPLEVLSEVSLGPALPSSALPPKASEALGEEDEDEKLKRVDSALEGWRETPQEHWPMDQLRAIHQHPAPWTQSSLLESHDAYVTLNAQNHSGEEFLDDILEETLPLQVLFASGRTSSESRSDLGSFQQSSGLGRLSSQSSFEYPNHTWPPKGPGYTYMAVADSGVSMDYSPMSSSKIDDIGKGVIYTNEYKNEIPAHRRPIGTPIHFAF from the exons ATGACAAATGATAACCTGAATAAGCTGTTGGTATTTTGTGTATTATTTTGCGCTCAGAAAACGTCCATCGTGCATGGTGCACAAGCTTTGGAAACTAAAG TGGCTCTGCTGCTCCACGCTGAGCCAGAGAATCCAAAGTGCTTTGCTGAAGGGATGTCAGACCTCACCTGCATctgggaggaggatgaggaaagggCTGGCTCTGCTGACCAATACTCATTCATATACACATACCA GAATGAGAACAGCAGTGAGTGTTCCGTAACTGCCCTACCAGCAGCAGGTGGCAAGAGGCTGTATTTTTGCAGGTTGTCCCAGACTCAATTATTTGTGCCCCTTGACATCCGGGTGTTTCGGGACGACCTGCTGATCCACAACCGCAGTCTCTTCATTGAACTTGTCT tcCTGTTAGACCCGCCTGCCAATCTGACATTGACGAGTACAGGGACGCAGGGGCAGCTGAAGGCCAGCTGGCTGCCTCCCTCTCTCAAGTACATGGGTGACAGCATGATGTACGAGGTCAGCTACGCCATGGCAGGGAGCCACATTGGAAAG GTGGAGGAGGTGCAAGCCAGCTCTGAGCTCATCTTGCGTAGTCTGCAGTCAGGCACTAAGTACAAGGTGCGCATTCGTGTCAAACTGGACGGCATCAGCTACAGCGGCTACTGGAGCGCCTGGACTGACCCGGTACTGATGGAAACAATGCCTGGTG ACTTGGACCCTCTCATCGTGTCCCTGAGTCTCATCATCTCTCTCGTCCTCACCCTGCTGTCTCTCCTTGTGCTCATGTCTCATCGCAG GTTCCTGTTGAAGAAGATCTGGCCAATCATTCCCACCCCTGAAAGCAAGTTCCAAGGCCTCTTTAAGGTTTATGGCGGTGACTTCCAG GAGTGGTTGGGCCACAGCACTGGAGGCTTATGGTTGAGGCCAGCCTACTTCTACTCCGAGGAATTCCCTGCGCCACTAGAGGTGCTCTCAGAGGTTAGCCTTGGTCCCGCCTTACCCAGCTCCGCTTTGCCACCCAAGGCCTCAGAGGCACTTGGTGAGGAGGATGAAGACGAGAAGCTAAAGAGGGTGGATTCTGCattggaggggtggagagaaacCCCCCAGGAGCACTGGCCGATGGACCAGCTCCGGGCTATTCATCAGCACCCTGCACCCTGGACCCAGTCTTCTCTACTGGAGTCCCATGATGCCTATGTCACCCTCAATGCTCAGAACCACAGTGGGGAGGAGTTTCTGGACGACATATTGGAAGAAACCTTGCCCCTGCAGGTTCTCTTTGCCTCTGGAAGGACATCCTCTGAATCTCGATCAGACTTGGGCTCCTTCCAACAGAGCTCAGGATTGGGCCGCCTCTCGTCCCAGTCCAGTTTTGAGTACCCAAACCACACCTGGCCGCCCAAAGGCCCCGGGTACACCTACATGGCAGTGGCCGACTCAGGCGTCTCCATGGATTACAGTCCGATGAGCTCGAGTAAGATCGATGACATTGGGAAGGGAGTTATCTATACCAATGAGTACAAGAACGAGATCCCTGCACACAGAAGACCCATAGGTACGCCCATCCACTTTGCATTCTGA
- the LOC139364872 gene encoding ATPase SWSAP1-like has product MADILTHVFRTFIQHNGKTKDFKIIAPSKCSTLVVGDCSVNRSMLLLAAVTAASELGLKVSFFTQVQIQSLPGSLHESMSNLSPDNLKKITFSYPRSLEDLLQDVASLHESASGSAAPPSLIIVDGLEGYLRGPGVSGGLQQAEQSSAAHISALLYDTAAFLSQTLEERAASLAPCRVIASFQSEWEGHAGGDSSDPVLSVLDRYFQVRCTLDQDWNSAPAVAGPQDTWHVYLSGAGITEAPIAEDEEDSSLAREWRLVICPNRSMEFTMV; this is encoded by the exons ATGGCCGATATTTTGACCCATGTCTTTAGGACATTTATCCAACACAATGGAAAAACGAAGGATTTCAAAATCATCGCACCATCAAAATGCAGTACCTTGGTGGTCGGAGACTGTAGCGTCAACCGTTCGATGCTGCTACTTGCGGCGGTGACGGCTGCCTCTGAATTGGGGCTCAAAGTCTCATTTTTCACTCAGGTTCAAATTCAGAGCCTTCCAGGATCATTGCACGAATCCATGTCCAACCTGAGCCCCGACAATTTGAAG AAAATCACGTTTTCATACCCCAGGTCCTTGGAAGATTTGCTTCAGGACGTGGCCTCTTTGCATGAATCAGCCTCTGGATCTGCTGCCCCTCCGTCGTTGATCATCGTGGATGGACTGGAGGGCTACCTGCGCGGGCCTGGAGTGAGTGGTGGCCTTCAGCAGGCGGAGCAGTCCTCTGCTGCACACATCTCTGCTCTGCTGTATGACACGGCTGCATTTCTCTCACAGACCTTGGAAGAGAGAGCCGCTAGTCTGGCCCCCTGTCGGGTCATAGCCTCGTTCCAGTCCGAGTGGGAAGGGCATGCTGGTGGGGACTCCTCAGACCCTGTCCTCTCAGTGTTAGACCGCTACTTTCAGGTTAGGTGTACCTTGGACCAGGACTGGAACTCTGCCCCTGCTGTAGCAGGACCACAGGACACGTGGCATGTTTACCTCTCTGGTGCTGGGATCACAGAAGCCCCTATTGCTGAGGATGAGGAGGACTCAAGTCTGGCTCGAGAATGGCGACTGGTCATTTGCCCCAATCGCTCAATGGAGTTTACAATGGTTTGA